In a single window of the Elaeis guineensis isolate ETL-2024a chromosome 6, EG11, whole genome shotgun sequence genome:
- the LOC105047207 gene encoding cytochrome P450 CYP72A616-like has protein sequence MRLASLHLVLLPCLFTSFSLSLSLSSFVKGTMWWGSAETLGRILWGVVGLLLLLQAWKGLEWLWWTPRRLERALRGQGLRGTRYRFIHGDLKETARLNKEAWSQPMPFSHDIVPRVTPFFHRAIKENGKLSITWFGPVPRVTIMNPEWVREVLSNKFGHFAKPQINPLGRLLATGLANYEGEQWAKHRRILNPAFNLEKLKRMLPAFSACCGELVNRWEKSIGSLGYFELDVWPELQNFTGDVISRTAFGSSYEEGRRIFQLQAEQAELLIPAVQTVYIPGYRFLPTPINNRRKKIDREVRALLRGIIEKREKAINLGEASNGDLLGLMIESNLKHFQEHGNSKNTRMTTEEVIGECKLFYFAGQETTSVLLTWTMVVLSMHPSWQVRAREEVLELFGKNRPDYDGLNRLKIVTMILYEVLRLYPPAIQLNRRTYKTMKVGDITCPAGVLLLLPVIFIHHDPEFWGKDASEFNPERFAEGISKASKDQLAFFPFGWGPRTCIGQSFALLEAKMGLSMILQHFSFELSPSYVHAPYTVLTLQPQHGAQIRLRRV, from the exons ATGAGGTTGGCCTCCTTGCATTTGGTATTGCTCCCTTGTCTCTTCacctccttctctctttctctctctctctcgtcgtTCGTGAAGGGCACCATGTGGTGGGGATCGGCTGAGACTTTAGGGAGGATACTATGGGGAGTTGTGGGTCTGTTGTTATTGCTGCAGGCTTGGAAAGGGTTGGAATGGCTTTGGTGGACGCCAAGGAGGCTGGAAAGAGCGCTCCGAGGCCAAGGGTTGAGGGGCACCCGGTATCGCTTCATCCACGGCGACCTCAAGGAGACCGCCCGGCTCAACAAGGAGGCCTGGTCCCAACCCATGCCTTTCTCTCACGACATCGTCCCTCGTGTCACTCCCTTCTTCCATCGCGCTATCAAGGAAAACG GTAAACTTTCTATTACTTGGTTTGGACCTGTGCCTAGAGTAACTATTATGAATCCAGAGTGGGTAAGGGAAGTACTGTCCAACAAGTTTGGCCACTTCGCAAAACCACAGATAAACCCTCTTGGACGGTTGTTAGCTACAGGACTTGCAAATTATGAAGGTGAACAATGGGCCAAACATAGGAGGATTCTAAATCCTGCTTTCAATCTGGAGAAGTTGAAG CGCATGTTGCCGGCATTCTCTGCTTGTTGTGGTGAATTGGTTAACAGATGGGAGAAATCGATTGGCTCTTTGGGATATTTTGAATTAGATGTTTGGCCTGAGCTCCAGAATTTTACAGGAGATGTGATCTCCCGAACAGCATTCGGTAGCAGCTATGAGGAAGGTAGACGGATTTTCCAACTTCAAGCAGAGCAAGCTGAGCTTCTTATTCCGGCTGTTCAGACTGTGTATATTCCAGGCTACAG GTTTCTGCCTACCCCAATCaacaacagaagaaaaaaaattgatagagaGGTTCGAGCACTCCTAAGAGGCATaattgagaagagagagaaggctATAAACTTGGGTGAAGCTAGTAATGGTGACTTATTGGGTTTGATGATAGAATCTAATTTGAAACACTTCCAAGAACACGGGAACTCCAAGAACACTAGGATGACCACCGAAGAGGTGATTGGAGAGTGTAAACTTTTCTACTTTGCAGGGCAGGAGACTACATCTGTGTTACTCACATGGACAATGGTTGTCTTGAGTATGCATCCAAGCTGGCAGGTTCGTGCAAGAGAAGAGGTTTTAGAACTCTTTGGGAAAAACAGACCAGATTATGATGGCTTGAACCGTCTAAAGATT GTCACTATGATTCTTTACGAGGTTCTCAGGTTATACCCACCTGCAATTCAACTCAATCGCCGGACATACAAAACAATGAAAGTTGGAGATATCACTTGCCCTGCAGGTGTGCTACTCTTACTGCCTGTGATCTTCATTCACCATGATCCAGAATTCTGGGGCAAAGATGCTAGTGAGTTCAATCCAGAGAGATTTGCAGAAGGGATTTCAAAGGCATCGAAAGATCAGCTAGCATTTTTTCCATTTGGTTGGGGTCCTCGGACTTGTATCGGACAGAGTTTTGCATTGCTGGAAGCTAAGATGGGATTAAGCATGATTCTTCAGCATTTCTCATTTGAGCTTTCACCATCCTATGTCCATGCTCCATACACTGTTTTAACTCTTCAACCCCAGCATGGTGCTCAAATTAGGCTACGCAGAGTCTGA